The following proteins are encoded in a genomic region of Blastocatellia bacterium:
- a CDS encoding toll/interleukin-1 receptor domain-containing protein: protein MANKEDIEILKQGVKAWNEWRENSARRRPNLNGANLRDADLSGVNFFITDLIGANLSDARLYGVDFTVADLSGANLSGAGIRDGKFLRTTLRDANFAIAIMSENSFAETDLSSAKGLDSVAHVGPSYISIDTLYKSRGQVPKRFLQGCGVPDDFITFLPSHFGNEQAIQFYSCFISYSEKDKEFAKRLYFRMRNAHLRVWFAPEDIQGGKKVHEQLERAIQMQDRLLIVLSESSMRSEWVMTEIRNARHAEIREGRRKLFPIRLVNFDAIKQWRCFDADTGKDLAVELREYFIPDFSNWKDYAAFEDSFDRLLRDLKR, encoded by the coding sequence ATGGCCAATAAAGAAGATATAGAGATTCTCAAGCAGGGCGTTAAGGCGTGGAATGAGTGGAGGGAAAATAGTGCTAGAAGACGCCCGAACCTAAATGGCGCGAACCTTAGAGACGCAGACCTGAGCGGTGTAAATTTCTTTATTACGGATCTCATTGGGGCAAACCTCAGTGATGCGCGACTCTATGGTGTAGATTTCACCGTCGCGGATCTCAGCGGCGCAAACCTCAGCGGTGCTGGCATCAGAGACGGGAAGTTTTTAAGAACTACTCTTAGAGATGCAAATTTTGCAATCGCCATAATGAGTGAGAATTCCTTTGCGGAAACAGACCTTAGTAGCGCGAAAGGGCTTGACTCAGTTGCCCACGTTGGCCCTTCATACATCAGCATAGACACGCTCTACAAATCCAGAGGCCAAGTTCCTAAGAGATTCCTCCAAGGCTGCGGCGTACCAGATGACTTTATAACATTCTTACCGTCTCATTTCGGTAATGAACAAGCAATACAATTCTACTCTTGCTTCATAAGCTACAGCGAGAAAGACAAGGAATTTGCTAAGCGACTCTATTTTAGAATGCGCAATGCCCACTTACGCGTCTGGTTTGCTCCTGAAGATATACAGGGTGGTAAAAAGGTTCATGAGCAACTGGAACGAGCAATACAGATGCAGGACCGTCTGTTAATAGTTCTATCCGAAAGTAGCATGCGGAGCGAATGGGTGATGACTGAAATTCGCAACGCCCGCCACGCTGAGATCAGAGAGGGTCGCCGTAAGCTTTTTCCCATCCGATTAGTAAACTTTGATGCTATCAAGCAGTGGAGGTGCTTTGATGCTGACACGGGCAAGGATTTAGCAGTCGAGCTGCGCGAGTATTTCATACCAGATTTCTCAAACTGGAAAGACTACGCCGCATTTGAAGACAGCTTTGATAGATTGCTTCGCGATTTGAAGAGGTAA